The segment GCGACAAAACCTATACAAAAAGGAGAAGAAGTCCACGTACACAACATACAAAGTATAAGATGGGGAGGCAAAAATAATGGATAACAAAATTTTGGGATATTTAAGAGAAAATGATAAAGTTGGGGTAAGAAACCACGTATTAATAATTCCTGTTGATGATATTTCCAATTCTGCTGCGGTTGCAGTGGAAAATATTATCCAAGGTACGTTAGCAATTCCACATCATTATGGAAGATTGCAATTTGGAAAAGATCTTGATTTATTCTTCAATACAATGATTGGAACAGGAAGAAATCCAAATGTGGCAGCTGCGATAGTTGTAGGAATAGAACCCAACTGGACAAATAAAATTGCTGAAGGAATAGCAGAAACAGGGAAACCTGTAGAGGCATTTTATATTGAAAAAAATGGGGAATTAAAGACTATTGAAAAGATGGCTAGATCCGCCGCCAAATTAGTAGAATATGCTACTAATTTAAAAAAAGAACTCGTTGACTTTTCTGAATTAACAATAAGTCTAAAATGTGGTGAATCCGATACAACCTCAGGTTTAGCGTCTAATCGTGTGGTGGGAAGATTTGTAGAAAATTTTCTACAAGAAAATGGAACCGTTCTTTTTGGAGAAACAACAGAATTAACTGGTGCAGAACACATAATAGCTGAGAGATTCAAAAAAGAAGAAGAAAGAGATAAATTTTTAAAAATTTTCAATGACTACCAAGAACTTATAAAATCCCAAGGTGTAGATTTGTTAGGATCACAACCAACTCAAGGTAACATAGAAGGTGGACTAAGTACAATAGAAGAAAAGGCTTTAGGAAACATTCAAAAAATTGGAAATGCTAAGATAGATAGTGCTTTAGATTACGGAGAATTCCCGGTTGGCAAAGGGTTACATTTTATGAATACATCCTCAGCAGCTGCCGAAGCAGTCACTCTGTTTGCAGCTGCAGGTGCTGTCATTCATCTCTTCCCAACAGGTCAAGGTAATATTATAGGTAATCCTGTAATTCCAGTTTTAAAAATAACAGCAAACCCCAAAACCGCTAATTTCATGTCCGAACATATCGATTTGAATGTTTCAGGCTTACTAAAACTAAACGGTTCTTTAAACGATCACGCTGAGAATTTATGGAATAAGATTATAGAAACCGCCAACGGAAAACTTGTGAGAGCAGAGATATTAAAACACAGGGAATTCGTATTAACGAAGTTATACCCAAGTGCGTGATTTTATGGCAGAAATAATAGTTCCTTTTGGGAAAGATAATATTAAGATAAGTAATATTAAAGATTTTGACATTATTGATGTAGGGGAAAAAAGAAACACCAGTTTAAGTTATCAACAAATGAAAGAAAAAATAGATAAATTTATAGATGGGATATCCTTTCAAGGGATGAAAAATATTGCTGTGGCGATTCCTGATATCACGAGGCCTAGAGTACCTATAGAAATTTTCCAACATATATTAAAAAGATTTTTGAGCTCCTTTCAAGGAAATATAAAAATTTTTGTTGGAACAGGATTACACAATTATCGACTTTCCGATAAAAACGAGTTGATTCCAGAAAATTTGGTTCATAATGATAAAGTACAAGTATTTTTTCATGATGCTAGATCTGAATTCAATATCTATGTAGGTGAAACTAAACCAGGAACACCAGTTTTTATCGAAAAAGATTACTTACTCAGTGATTTAAAAATATCTATAGGTATTGTCGAACCTCATCAATTTGCCGGCTTCTCCGGTGGAGCAAAAGGCGTTGTAATTGGTTTGGGAGGAGAAAAAACTATCTCAAAAAATCATTCATTGCTGATTGACCCAAATTCTAAAACGGGCTTATTAGAAGGGAACCCCATTAGAGAAGACATAGAAGAAGCAGGTAAAATGATAAAAATAGATTATTTAATAAACTTTGTTATGAATGCGAATAATGTACCTATGGAGATCTTCTGCGGGAAAAATCCTGAAAGCTATTTAAAAGCCGTAGAATATTTAAAAGATTTGGTAGGTTATAAAATTGATAAAACCTATGATATGGTTATCACCTCTCCAGGCGGATTCCCACGAGATATAGACCTTTATCAAGCTCAAAAGGCTTTAACCCCTGCAACTTCTTTCTGTAAAGACAATGGGATAATATTATTATTAGCCGAGTGCTCAAGAGGTGCAGGGGAGGAAAATTATATAGAATTAATAAAAAGATTTAAGACACCTGAAAAAGTCATTAAAAATTTTGATTTTGATCACTTCGCAGTGGGGCCACATAAGGCTTTAATATTTGCCAAAGCAGCTCTTAACAATAAATTGTTCTTATATTCCACAAACAAACAATTAACAAAAGAATTAAAAAGAACTTTCATAAACCCGATAGAAGATTTACAAGTATTTTTAAAAAAAGAAGGAGAAACCAAATCAATCGGCATTTTACCAAGAGCTTTACAGCTTTTACCACTATAGAATTTGTGCGTTTCACGGATGGTATAAAAAGGAGGCAAAATAAAAATGGAGATGATTGTTGGTGGCAAAAAGGTTAATAAACCAAAGACTTTAAAAGTTTACAATCCTTACAATGGTGCAATTGTTGATGAAGTACCCGAAGGCGATGCTATGGATGTAGAAAACGCAGTTAATTTAGCTGTCGAAGGAAAAAAGATTATGAAAGAACTCCCATTGCACAAAAGGGTGGAAATTCTATATAATACTGGAATTTTACTAGAAAAAAATGAAAAAAGGTTGTCCAAAATAATAAACGAAGAAGTAGGCAAGACTATAAAAGACGCTCAAGCGGAGGTTATAAGGACAGCCGAATTATTCAAATATGCCGCAGAAGAAGCAAAAAGAATCCATGGAGAAACGCTTCCTTTTACATCTTTAAAAGGTTCAGAAAACAAAAGAGGTTATTACATTTTAGAACCCGTAGGAATAGTTGGAGCAATAACTCCTTTTAATGTTCCTTTATCATTAGCGGCTCACAAAGTAGCTCCTGCCATAGCAGCAGGAAATGCAGTTATAATGAAACCAGCTACTCAAACACCTTTAAACACTATAATCTTAGGGGAACTATTGTTAGAAGCCGGAATGCCTGAAAAAGCGATTAGTGTTTTAACTGGTAGGGGAAGCGTAGTAGGGAATGCTTTAGTAAAAGATCCAAGAATAAGATTTGTTAGTTTTACAGGTAGCGTTGAAACTGGTGAAAATATTGCAAAAAATGCTGGAATGAAAAAACTAGGATTAGAATTAGGTTCTAACTCTGCACTTATCGTAATGGATTCTGCAAATATTGATAAGGCTGTAGCTGCTACTGTTGGAGGAGGTTTTTCTTTAGCAGGACAGGTATGTATATCCGTTCAACGAGTTTTTGTACATGAAAAAGTTTACGATGATTTTGTTGATAGGTTAGTTTCAAAAGTTCAAAGTATAAAATTTGGTGATCCATCGAAGGAAGAAACTGAAATGGGGCCTGTAATTGACGAAGAAAATGCCGTTAGAATTATTGATTGGATAGAGGAAGCAGTATCTGAAGGTGGAAAAATGTTAACCGGAGGAAAAAGGGATTACACATTGGTAGAACCAACTGTTTTGGTTGATACCCCTCTCGAAAGCAACATCATGAAAAAAGAACTTTTTGGCCCAGCGGTAGCTTTGAGAAAAGTAAAAGATTTAGATGAGGCAATTGAATTGACAAATGAAAGTGTTTACGGATTACAAGCAGGTATATTCACCCAAAACATTAAAGAAGCATTTTTTGCCGCTGAAAAAATAGAAGCCGGTGGAGTGATGATAAACGAAGGGCCACGTTATAGGGCTGATTTTATGCCCTATGGTGGATACAAAAAAAGCGGAATAGGGCGAGAAGGAATAAAATTCGCAATCGAAGAAATGTCTGAGTTAAAAGTAATCTGCTTTGATATTGGAGAGTGAAAAAAATGAGAGAAAAAATAAATTTGGGTTTGGTTGGTTTTGTTAGAAGTACCTACGATGCCGATAAAGGTAATGAAATTTACGAAACAGCTGTAAAAGAACTAGAGAAAAAAATTGAAAATATAAACTTATTTGGTTGGAAAGGTGTTATAGAATATCCAGAAGAACTTGACGAAGTCATAAATTTTTTTAACGCAAAAAATTTAGATGGTTTTATCCTAATGAGTGCCACTTTTCATTTGGGACAATTAGCTTTAAAAGTGGCAAAAAACATGAAGATTCCTTTGCTAATTTGGGCATTACCCGAGCCCCCATATAATGGAGGAAGAGTAAGGTTGAACTCTTTAGTTGGTGCTCATTTAGATTGTTCTAACCTTTACAAATCGGGGTTTAATAATTATGAATTCATTTATGGTGATCTAGAAGAAGAACCTTTCATAAATAAAATAAACGCTTGGATAGATTCCTTAAGAATAATAAAAAAATGGTCTAATACTAAAATAGGTTATATAGGAAGTCATGCACAAGGTTTTTATAATATAGATGTTTACGAACCAGATATCATAAAAGAAATAGGTGCTGAAATTGAATACATCCCATTGAATGATCTCTTTTTTAAAAAAGCAAAGGAACAAGAAATTTTAGAAGAAGCGAAAAACATTAATAATATTTACAACTATGGAGACAATATGACAGACGACAGATTGGAAAAGGTAGCAAATTTATCGTTGACTTTTAAAGATCTGGAAAAGTCAAAAAATTATGCTGGAATGGCCATCAGATGTTGGCCAGAGTTTGCTAACACTTATGGCATATCCCCTTGCGCAGCTATGTCGTACTTTATGCCCGAACATATCCCAGTAGCTTGTGAAGGTGATATTGAAGGTTCTTTAGGGATGATCGCTTATAAAGCTATAGGTTGTGATGAAATTTTTCTCGCCGATGTGAGTCAACTTTTTGAGAAAGAGGATTCCTTCTTACTTTGGCATTGTGGGGTTGCACCTTACAATACCTGGGATCAAAAGTCCGAAAAAACATTAGACACTTATTTTGCTGGTGGAAAAGGAGTAACGGTAGGTTTTGTATTAAAACCAGGACCTGTTACTATTTCCAGAATAGACTATTCAAGAGGAAAATTCCGTTTGTTAGTCTTTGAAGGCGAAGCTTTACCGATGGACAAAGAGCTCAAAGGAACGTTTGTAAAAGTTAGGGTTCCAAATGCTAAAAAAATTTTTGAAACAATGGTTTCTAAGGGTGTTGCGCACCATGTAGTGTTGGGATATGGTAATTACGCACAAACACTTAAAAATGTCGCCAAAATAAAAAATTGGGAAATAATCGAATAAAATACATAGTGTGGTGAATAGGATGGAAATAAAAGAACTTGATAACAATATAAAAGTCTTCGTTAACAATTTTGAGCTTATAAATACTCAAGAGATTAGTTATGGGAAAGGTTCACCGCATATCAAAGAACATCAAGGACATTTTAAAATAAAAGAAAACCCGAAAATATTGGGAAAAGGTGACTGTAAAATAGAAACAAATTTACTTTCTGAAAATATATTAGAAATGACCATCCAAGTCCCAGAGGAATATAACAGAATAAACATTAAACTTAACACTTCTAAAAGTGAAAAGATATTTGGAGGGGGTGAGCAGTATACCCACTTAAACCTAAAAGGGAAAAAATTTCCCATATGGGTACAAGAACAAGGGGTAGGAAGAGGATATGATTTAATATCCATAGTCACTAGATTTAAAGGTGTGAGTGGAAGTTGGTATACAACTTACTTTCCTTCCCCTATTTTTCTATCCACTTTGGGGTATGCGATAATATTTGAAACGTACTCTCCAATGGTAGTTGATTTAAAAGGTAAAAGCTCAAATTTTGAAGTTTGGGATAAAACAGTAAAATTGGTAATAATCGAAGGGGATAGTCTAAAGAAATTATCGAAAGAAGTGAGAAAATATTTTAATACCGATCACACCCTTCCAAATTGGATTCATGGTACATTGATTGCCTCACAAGGAGGCACAAAAGAAATAGACAAAAAAGTCGATCTGTTGATAAAAAATGAAGTCCCTCTTACCGCTGTGTGGAGTCAAGATTGGTCAGGTACCAATATTACATCCTTTGGAAGACAAGTTTATTGGAATTGGGAATACGATAAGAAATCATATCCTCAACTTCCAGAAAAAATAAAGGAACTAAATAAAAAAGGTATAAAATTCCTCTCTTACATTAATCCCTTTTTGATTGAAGGAAGCAGATTATACAATATTGCCAAAGAAAAAGATTATTTTGTCAAAAATTCTTCAGGAGAAATATATAAAATATATGTAACTACATTTCCTGCAGGACTTATAGATCTAACTAATAAAAGAGCCTACGAATGGTATAAAGAAGTTATAAAAAACAACATTATAAATATCGGAACATCTGGGTGGATGGCAGATTTTGGAGAATATCTTCCGGTAGACGCTGTTTTATTTTCTGGAGAAGATGCAATTAAATATCATAATAAATACCCTGTAGATTGGGCAAAATTAAACTATGAAGCAATAAAAGAATCAGAAAAAAAAGATTTAATCTTCTTTATGAGATCGGGTTTCTTAGATTCAGTATCTTACTGTCCTATTTATTGGGCAGGAGATCAAAACGTCAATTGGAGCAAAAGTGATGGAATCGCCTCGGTTATTCCTGCAGCGTTAAGCCTTGGCTTTAGTGGTGTGGAATTCACTCACTGGGATACAGGGGGTTATACTTCGTTATTGTGGATGAAGAGAACTCCAGAACTTTTTATGAGATGGGTTGAATTGAGTGCTTTTTCTTTAATCATGAGAACTCACGAAGGAAACAGACCTGACAACAACGTGCAGTTTGATACCAATAGGGGAATTTTAAAACATTTTATCTGGATGACTAATGTACATTATATGTTAAAAGATTATTTGAAAAACGAAATACTCAAAAGTAAATTGGAAAAATTACCTGTAATACGACACATTTGTCTAAATTATCCAAAAGATCCGCAGAGTTATTTACAACAATATGAGTATTTATTAGGAGAAGATTTGCTAATAGCTCCAATTTTACATAAAGGATCAACAGAAAGAGAATTATATTTACCTCGGGATAATTGGATTCACCTCTGGAGCCAAAAAAACTACGAGGGTGGAGAATATGTAAGAATAAAATCTAATTTAGGTTTTATACCTGTTTTTATCAGAAAAGAGTCTCCTTATCTGAACGAGATTCTTTCTAAAATTGATGAGGTAAAGAAAAAGTTCAAAATAGACGAAAAAAGTTTTAAACCTTAGTTATCCAATTTAAATAAGTTCTTTATCTCCTGGTTGGATAACTCAGTTATCCAACTTTCTCCCGTTTTTATGATATTTTCAGATAACTCTTTCTTTTTTTCGAGCATTTCATTTATTCTCTCTTCAAATGTTTCTAAGGTGATGAATCTGTGAACTATCACGTCTTTTGTTTGACCAATCCTGAAAGTTCTATCTGTTGCCTGACTCTCCACAGCAGGGTTCCACCAGAGATCGTAATGTATAACGTGATTCGCAGCAGTCAAATTTAATCCCGTACCCCCAGCTTTTAAAGACAGGATCATAATTGGATATCTATGCTTTGTTTGAAAGTCGTTTATCATTTCGTCTCTCTTTTTCCTGTTGAGCCCTCCATGAAAAAATAGAGGTTCTATCTTAATGTTGTCTGTTAGTATCTTTGTTAATATATCTCCCATCTCTTTGTATTGAGTGAAAAGTACTACTTTTTCGTTGTTGTCTAAAATATTTTGAAGTAGGTCCAATAATTTCTCTGTTTTACCAGAATCATCCGGTAAAGGGGCTCCTTTTTTAGTGTAGTTAACAGGATGATTGCAGATCTGCTTGAGTGAAGTCAACATTTTAAGTATTAATCCTTTTCTTTGTATACCGTCAGCTTCCATTTTTTCTAACTCTTCTTGTACGTGTTCAACAACCTCTTTGTAAAGCGCAATTTGTGAAGGTTTTAAGTATACATATTCGTCATATGTGAACTTTTCCGGAAGGTCTTTTATGATATTTTTATCAGTTTTAATTCTTCTTATCAAGAATGGGTTTATCAAACTTTGTAATCTTTTGGTTGCCGTTGTATCCCCGTATTTTTCAATAGGTTTTGCGAAGGTTTCTACAAAACGATTCTTCCCACCCAAATATCCAGACATAAGAAAATCGTACAAACTCCATAATTCGGTTAATCTGTTTTCTATGGGGGTTCCTGTCATTGCGAGCCTCTTTGGAGCACGGAGGGCTTTTACCGCTTTGGTTTGTTGTGTATCTGAATTTTTTATGTTTTGTGCTTCGTCTATAACAACCATTGAAAATTCTTTTTTCATTAGAAATTCAACGTCGTTTCTTACTACACTGTATGTCGTTATAATCACATCAGAATTATCTTCGAACTTTCTATCGCTTCCATGGTAAATGCTTACATTCAAAGTAGGTGCAAATTTTTCACACTCCTTATACCAATTCCCAACAAGTGTCGTTGGACAAACCACTAAAACTGGATTTTCTAACGATTTTTCTTCCTTCATTTTGAGAATTACAGAAATAACTTGGATCGTTTTACCTAACCCCATATCATCTGCTATACAGACGTTGAAACCTTTTTCTAAGTTCGTGTACAACCATCTGAATCCAGTTTTCTGATAATGCCTTAACTCTGCATTAAGATTTTTTGGCAATCTTACCGGAGAAACTTTTCTCAACTCTTCTAAAAACTTTTGAAGGTTGTTATCTAATATCACGGGAAGACCGTTCATCTCTTGTGAAAGTATAACTTTCAAAGTTTCAAAGTCTGAGGTTAAGTTTATATTCTTGACCTTTTCCATAATAGCTTCAAACTCGTTGGCACCTAAAAACACGTAATTTTCTTTTATCTTAACTATTCCTTTTGATCTTTCCGTCAACTTTTCAAACTCTTCAAGTGAAATTTCCGAATCGCCTATTAGTACAGCGTAATTGAATCGTATGAGCTTGGACAAAGATAAAAAGGATACGTGACTGCCTGTAGAATTCGCTTTTAGGGCAAGTTTTGGTCTTGAAACCTTTTGAAGCCCTTTTGGAGCTAGTATTTCAACGTTCAGTAGTTTCAATATGGGCATGGCATTTATCATTATTTCCGATAACTGTTCCGTATTGACCATTATTTTAGAACTTTTCTTCTTTAAAAACTCACCAAAAAATTCAGCGTATTTTGCAATAGTTACAATCTCTTTCAAGACCTCTGACTTTCCATCTTCTTGGCTTTCAAAGAAAGTTTTTATATCTTGGTAAGTATCAAAAGGCTCATCTTTTCGGTAGATATCGAGTGATAGGTTGAAAAACAACTCTCCCATATCTTCTATACTAATAACCAATTGATACTTGCTTTGCCTCAAAAGTAAAGGTTCAAGATAGTTCTTTATACTTTTGTAGGTTCTTTTTTCTTCAAATTTTTGGGTGGTGTACACTTTGGATTCAAAGAACACATCGGTTATTTTATTCTTCACTTCCGATTTGTAATACTTTTTTATGAGATATTTGATGTACTGGGATACAAGGTACTCAACGATCTTGTCCCTTTTCATATACTGACCTTTTTCATTGATTACTAGGTCCCCGGGGACGATAGAACTCAAATAATTAACGTAATCCCTTACATAATCGTTAAAGTAAACAGGTGAGTAATCGATAACAAAATCTTCTCTGTTTATCTTTTGTGGAGTGGGAATAAATGCCTTCATATCGATAAGCTTGTATACGAAAGAAACCAATCTTTTTAAAAATAGCGATGCTTCACTGTCCTCATCAGTTTCCACAAGAGGTATAGATCCCAATAAATCGAATAAATCTTCATAATGCACCGTATAATAGCCCTTTTCTTTTTTGCATTCTAATTCTTCTAACGGTTCACCTTCAAAAATTATATTGGGAGTAATGGGAGAATAAATAAATTTAATATCAGTTTCTTTGAAATATGGGTTGAACTCTTCATCTACCCTTCCATCTTCTTCGTTTATCGCCTTTGATAATTGATTGTACATTCTCAACAGAAGGTTTTTAAAATTCTTTCCATCGTAAAAATAGGCTTCATCAGGTAGTAGGTTTATAACCTTTTCTATCTCATATTTTTCATACGAAGGATCTGGTTGTTCCATCGGTTTGGTAGGTTCTTCCTTTTTATCTGTAAAGATAGAATCAGAAGTTTTTTCTGTCTCTTTAGCGATTTCTATTAAATCTTTCTTTTTCATGCCGTGCATTTCGAAGATCAAAAAAGGGTCCTTGTCTATCTCATCTGCTATAATATAGTAAATGGCTGCCAAATGTTTACAAGGATTTGCCCAATCAGGACATGAACAATGTGCATCTATCTCATTCCAACTTTGTGGGAACAACTTTATTCCCATATTTTTGGTAATATCTAAAAGTTCTTCGGGAAGGTTCCCACCAATTAACATAGCAGAAAGGTCTAATCTTTCGTTTAGTACCTTTTTGATTTTTTCTTTCTCTTCTTTCGTAAAAGAAGGTAAAGCTATCTTTTCCCTATAAGGATTTGGCCTCGTACCTTGAACCCTTGCTGATATTACAGAGTTTTTTTGAATTTTAATCTCCAAAACCGCCCCTTTTTTTGCATAACTTCTACCTCGTGGCAACCTGTTAGTATCACTATCGATATTTTTCAAGGCCTCTACCCATTTTTTACCCCACCAACTCTTTCCAAAAACGTATTTTCCTCCCATTTTTGCTTTTTCTACCTTCCTTCGAATTACTTTTTAAAAAGGGATTTTGGAGGTTTCTCTCCAAAATCCCTTAGTTTAGCTTATAAAAAATATTTAGGATTAGTTGGAATAAAATTAAATTTCTCAGGTGCATTTTTATGTATCAAGAGTCTGATGGGCTTTCCATGGAAATCGCATTCTACCAAGTTATGAGAAGAATCATAGATATGGCTTTCTACTATCTGAACTTCGAATCCTTCGTCTTTAATGACTATTTCTTCAGGTCTAAAGCATAACTTGTAATTACCATCTTCTTTATCCACTTTTAATTTATTTAATACGCTGCCATCTTTGACTTCAACGTCTATTGTGTTCAATCCTAATCTGGAAGTAAGTTCCATAACTTTTAAGTTTGATGGGTTCTGGTAAACATCGAAGGTTTCTCCAAACTGCAAAAGCTCTCCATCATCCAGTATAGCAAGATAATCACTTACCGACAAAGCATCTTCAGGATCACTGAAAACTGCTATCGTTGTTTTACCTAATTCTTTTATAAATCTTTTGAGCAAAGCTCTCATTTCTACGTGAAGCTTTCTATCCAACTGACTTAGCGGTTCATCAAGGAGCAACAATCTGCAATCGTGTAATTTTTCTCTCCCAAAGGCAATCAACTGCTTCATGCCTTCAGGCAATTCATCGGGCTTTATTTCTAAATAATTTGGTAAACCATCTAACTCTTCTGCCTCTTTTATGGCTATCTTGTACACTTCTTTTTTCTTTTTCCCACCAATGTACAAAGGGAAACCTAAATTCAATTTCGTATCTAAATGAGGAAAAATGGCATAGTTTTGAAAGACAAACCCGACTTTCCTGTCTCGTGGGGAATACTTCTCTATCCTTTCGTCTCCAAAGATAATTGCTCCAGATTCAGTTTTATTCAAACCCGCAAGAGTTCTTAATAGTACCGTCTTACCCGAACCTGAAGGTCCTAAAATAGCCAAAACTTCTCCTATTGGTAATTCAAAAGAGATATTTTTTAGCCTGAATTCACCAACTTGGGAATTTAGATTTTCTACCTTTAAAGAAACATCATTGGTTACTTCGACCATTTTTTCACCTCCTTTACCAGATAATAGAGCAAAGATTGAGGTTACTTTTTCACTGAAATTATAACATATTTAATT is part of the Petrotoga sibirica DSM 13575 genome and harbors:
- a CDS encoding ABC transporter ATP-binding protein — its product is MVEVTNDVSLKVENLNSQVGEFRLKNISFELPIGEVLAILGPSGSGKTVLLRTLAGLNKTESGAIIFGDERIEKYSPRDRKVGFVFQNYAIFPHLDTKLNLGFPLYIGGKKKKEVYKIAIKEAEELDGLPNYLEIKPDELPEGMKQLIAFGREKLHDCRLLLLDEPLSQLDRKLHVEMRALLKRFIKELGKTTIAVFSDPEDALSVSDYLAILDDGELLQFGETFDVYQNPSNLKVMELTSRLGLNTIDVEVKDGSVLNKLKVDKEDGNYKLCFRPEEIVIKDEGFEVQIVESHIYDSSHNLVECDFHGKPIRLLIHKNAPEKFNFIPTNPKYFL